A stretch of Manis javanica isolate MJ-LG chromosome 1, MJ_LKY, whole genome shotgun sequence DNA encodes these proteins:
- the TNP1 gene encoding spermatid nuclear transition protein 1, whose translation MAKALNTPHSGPLGLAKPLLLAEITMSTSRKAKSHGMRRGKSRAPHKGVKRGGNKRKYQKGSLKNRKRDDGKRHYCSHL comes from the exons ATGGCCAAGGCCTTAAATACCCCACACTCGGGGCCTCTGGGCCTTGCAAAGCCCCTCCTTTTGGCAGAAATTACAATGTCGACCAGCCGTAAAGCAAAGAGCCATGGCATGAGGAGGGGCAAGAGCCGAGCTCCTCACAAGGGAGTCAAGAGAGGTGGCAACAAGAGAAAATACCAGAAGGGCAGCCTGAAGAATAGAAAGCGAGATGATG GCAAACGCCATTACTGCTCCCACTTGTGA